One part of the Mariniflexile litorale genome encodes these proteins:
- a CDS encoding RagB/SusD family nutrient uptake outer membrane protein → MKTIKKILIILTAVLLSGCSDFLEPDSPSTFDKVLVYSNLDDARKATNNIYVQFGQDGYRTRLSITMQGITDIMTGGDKSSTKDNYQIMALKAVSSNGDLAKAWTSAYTAIKDCNFVIEGLSNSALFNSTDPAISAEMHQLIGEAYTIRAFWYSQLVYNWGDVPYYRNAPVAGDNFDLPKTDRNQILSEMIDDLRAAETGMKWASQVPQSCQQVNREYAIGMIARLSLQRAGYYLKPDMTKDVATPADRAAYYTIARDYSQKLMTLKDRPLATDFAQIFKNQCNRIYPSESDMLFEVPFAIGAGEVGYNVGMNVASSDKHPYGKGGHDYSMPLSYFYSFDTKDKRLPATCGLYDLTNPAGTTLTLIPSAVSSTGIAQAKWSVAYVEGGNGSSVTKGTGINWPMMRYSDVLLMFAEAENELNGPTQAAKDALKRVRQRAFDSANWSTKVDDYITTISASKASFLKAIVDERAWEFGGELLRKNDLVRWGIYEDKMLETVNKIKAIGDQSIANDPNSIYANYIYWRVDNKKITIYDGLNSNTPPPGYNANVTVTTDISTGDTLPLDAWQRSDWSNKMKSSTTGLYNTFLDTQYSPYIDSTPIRYIQPIPSGTISNSAILVNDGYGFTN, encoded by the coding sequence ATGAAAACAATTAAAAAAATATTAATTATACTAACGGCAGTTCTTTTGAGTGGCTGTTCAGATTTTTTAGAACCAGATTCGCCTTCAACATTTGATAAAGTTTTAGTTTACTCTAATCTTGATGATGCTAGAAAAGCGACCAATAATATTTACGTTCAATTTGGTCAAGATGGTTATAGAACCAGACTTTCCATTACCATGCAGGGAATTACTGATATAATGACTGGTGGAGATAAAAGCTCTACTAAGGATAATTATCAAATTATGGCTTTGAAAGCGGTTTCTAGTAATGGCGATTTAGCTAAGGCATGGACATCCGCTTACACAGCTATTAAAGATTGTAACTTTGTGATTGAAGGTTTATCGAATAGTGCTCTTTTCAATTCTACTGATCCAGCTATTAGTGCAGAAATGCATCAGTTAATTGGAGAGGCATATACTATTAGAGCATTCTGGTACAGTCAATTAGTTTATAATTGGGGTGATGTGCCTTATTATAGAAACGCTCCAGTAGCAGGTGATAATTTTGATCTTCCAAAAACAGATAGAAATCAAATTCTTTCGGAAATGATTGATGATTTAAGAGCTGCTGAAACAGGAATGAAATGGGCTAGTCAAGTACCACAATCTTGTCAGCAAGTAAATAGAGAATATGCAATAGGAATGATTGCTAGATTATCATTGCAACGTGCTGGGTACTATTTAAAACCAGATATGACTAAAGATGTAGCAACACCTGCTGATCGTGCTGCCTATTATACCATTGCCAGAGATTATTCTCAGAAATTAATGACTTTAAAAGACAGACCTTTAGCAACAGATTTTGCACAAATATTTAAAAATCAATGCAATAGAATTTACCCGTCAGAAAGCGATATGTTATTTGAAGTGCCTTTCGCTATTGGTGCAGGAGAAGTAGGTTATAATGTGGGAATGAATGTGGCTTCATCAGATAAACATCCTTATGGGAAGGGTGGTCATGATTATAGTATGCCACTTTCTTATTTCTACTCTTTCGATACAAAAGATAAAAGATTACCTGCCACTTGTGGTTTGTATGATTTAACAAATCCTGCAGGAACAACTCTTACATTAATTCCATCAGCGGTTTCAAGTACTGGTATTGCTCAAGCAAAATGGAGTGTAGCGTATGTTGAAGGTGGGAATGGTTCTTCAGTAACAAAAGGAACAGGTATTAACTGGCCCATGATGCGTTATTCAGATGTTTTATTAATGTTTGCAGAAGCTGAAAATGAATTAAACGGACCAACTCAAGCTGCAAAAGATGCCTTAAAAAGAGTAAGACAAAGAGCTTTTGATAGCGCAAATTGGTCTACAAAAGTGGATGATTATATTACTACTATTTCGGCTAGTAAGGCTTCTTTCCTAAAGGCTATTGTTGATGAAAGAGCTTGGGAATTTGGCGGGGAATTGTTAAGAAAAAATGATTTAGTGAGATGGGGTATTTACGAAGATAAAATGCTCGAAACTGTAAATAAAATAAAGGCTATAGGTGATCAATCTATTGCGAATGATCCAAATTCTATATATGCTAATTACATTTACTGGAGAGTTGATAATAAAAAAATAACTATTTATGATGGATTAAACAGTAATACACCTCCTCCTGGTTATAATGCAAATGTAACTGTTACAACTGATATTAGTACTGGCGATACACTTCCTTTAGACGCATGGCAAAGATCTGACTGGTCAAATAAAATGAAAAGTAGTACTACTGGTTTATATAACACCTTTTTAGACACTCAATATTCACCATACATAGATTCAACACCTATTAGATATATTCAACCCATACCATCTGGCACCATTAGCAATAGCGCCATTCTAGTAAATGATGGTTACGGATTCACTAATTAA